Proteins co-encoded in one Quercus robur chromosome 8, dhQueRobu3.1, whole genome shotgun sequence genomic window:
- the LOC126695073 gene encoding histidinol dehydrogenase, chloroplastic isoform X1, which yields MDRQLQLLCSNPTKPTFLKPYLTRLILHPFGAPKPISSRSCRFPSGFLCKGLKCSMKSYRLSELTQTEVESLKARPRIDFSSIFTTVQPIVDDVHKRGDAAVKDYTAKFDKVELEKIVEKVSELPDPVLDAVIREAFDVAYDNIYAFHAAQKSAEKSVENMKGVKCKRVARSISSVGLYVPGGTAVLPSTALMLSVPAQIAGCKTVVLATPPSQDGSICKEVLYCAKKAGVTHILKAGGAQAISAMAWGTESCPKVEKIFGPGNQYVTAAKMILQNSEAMISIDMPAGPSEVLVIADNHANPVHVASDLLSQAEHGPDSQVVLVISGDGVDLKAIEEEISKQCQSLPRGDIALKALSHSYSVFARDMVEAISFSNLYAPEHLIINVKDAEKWESFIENAGSVFLGQWTPESVGDYASGTNHVLPTYGYARMYGGVSLDSFLKYMTVQSLTEEGLRNLGPYVATMAEVEGLDAHKRAVTLRLQDIEARQVSGMR from the exons ATGGACAGACAGCTTCAGCTTCTTTGCTCTAACCCGACCAAACCCACTTTCCTTAAACCCTACCTGACCCGGTTAATTCTTCACCCATTCGGTGCCCCCAAACCAATTTCAAGCCGCTCTTGTCGCTTCCCTTCAG GATTTCTTTGTAAAGGTTTAAAGTGTTCAATGAAGTCGTACAGGTTATCAGAACTTACTCAAACTGAGGTTGAAAGCCTGAAGGCTCGTCCTCGTATAGATTTCTCTTCCATTTTCACCACA GTCCAGCCCATTGTTGATGATGTTCATAAAAGAGGCGATGCTGCGGTTAAAGA CTATACTGCAAAGTTTGACAAGGTTGAACTGGAAAAGATAGTTGAAAAAGTTTCTGAGCTCCCAGATCCAGTG CTAGATGCAGTTATTAGAGAAGCGTTTGATGTGGCATATGACAATatatatgcatttcatgctgcTCAAAAATCAGCTGAGAAAAGTGTTGAGAACATGAAA GGTGTCAAATGCAAACGGGTAGCAAGAAGCATCTCATCTGTAGGTCTTTATGTTCCAGGAGGAACTGCAGTTTTACCTTCAACAGCTTTGATGCTTTCAGTT CCTGCGCAGATTGCTGGCTGTAAAACTGTTGTTCTTGCAACTCCCCCTAGTCAGGATGGCAGCATATGCAAG GAGGTACTGTATTGTGCTAAGAAGGCTGGTGTGACTCACATCCTTAAAGCTGGAGGTGCTCAG GCAATTTCTGCCATGGCGTGGGGGACAGAATCTTGCCCCAAG GTGGAGAAGATTTTTGGCCCTGGAAATCAATATGTCACAGCTGCAAAAATGATTCTCCAA AACAGTGAAGCCATGATTTCGATTGACATGCCCGCAGGCCCTTCAGAAGTCTTGGTCATTGCTGACAATCATGCCAATCCTGTTCATGTAGCTTCAGATTTGCTTTCCCAG GCTGAGCATGGTCCTGACAGTCAGGTTGTTCTTGTAATCTCTGGGGATGGTGTGGATTTGAAAGCTATAGAGGAGGAAATCAGCAAGCAGTGCCAAAGCCTTCCAAGGGGAGACATTGCTTTAAAAGCATTGAGCCACAGTTACAGTGTGTTTGCTCGTGATATGGTTGAG GCCATCTCTTTTTCAAACTTATATGCACCTGAGCATCTGATCATTAATGTGAAGGATGCAGAGAAGTGGGAGAGTTTCATTGAGAATGCAG GCTCGGTATTTTTAGGGCAGTGGACACCAGAGAGTGTGGGAGATTATGCAAGCGGGACAAACCATGTCCTTCCAACCTATGGGTATGCTAGAATGTATGGTGGGGTGTCTTTGGACTCCTTCCTGAAGTATATGACTGTACAATCTTTAACCGAAGAAGGTCTGAGAAATCTTGGCCCATATGTGGCAACAATGGCAGAAGTTGAGGGACTGGACGCCCACAAGAGAGCCGTGACT
- the LOC126695073 gene encoding histidinol dehydrogenase, chloroplastic isoform X2 codes for MKSYRLSELTQTEVESLKARPRIDFSSIFTTVQPIVDDVHKRGDAAVKDYTAKFDKVELEKIVEKVSELPDPVLDAVIREAFDVAYDNIYAFHAAQKSAEKSVENMKGVKCKRVARSISSVGLYVPGGTAVLPSTALMLSVPAQIAGCKTVVLATPPSQDGSICKEVLYCAKKAGVTHILKAGGAQAISAMAWGTESCPKVEKIFGPGNQYVTAAKMILQNSEAMISIDMPAGPSEVLVIADNHANPVHVASDLLSQAEHGPDSQVVLVISGDGVDLKAIEEEISKQCQSLPRGDIALKALSHSYSVFARDMVEAISFSNLYAPEHLIINVKDAEKWESFIENAGSVFLGQWTPESVGDYASGTNHVLPTYGYARMYGGVSLDSFLKYMTVQSLTEEGLRNLGPYVATMAEVEGLDAHKRAVTLRLQDIEARQVSGMR; via the exons ATGAAGTCGTACAGGTTATCAGAACTTACTCAAACTGAGGTTGAAAGCCTGAAGGCTCGTCCTCGTATAGATTTCTCTTCCATTTTCACCACA GTCCAGCCCATTGTTGATGATGTTCATAAAAGAGGCGATGCTGCGGTTAAAGA CTATACTGCAAAGTTTGACAAGGTTGAACTGGAAAAGATAGTTGAAAAAGTTTCTGAGCTCCCAGATCCAGTG CTAGATGCAGTTATTAGAGAAGCGTTTGATGTGGCATATGACAATatatatgcatttcatgctgcTCAAAAATCAGCTGAGAAAAGTGTTGAGAACATGAAA GGTGTCAAATGCAAACGGGTAGCAAGAAGCATCTCATCTGTAGGTCTTTATGTTCCAGGAGGAACTGCAGTTTTACCTTCAACAGCTTTGATGCTTTCAGTT CCTGCGCAGATTGCTGGCTGTAAAACTGTTGTTCTTGCAACTCCCCCTAGTCAGGATGGCAGCATATGCAAG GAGGTACTGTATTGTGCTAAGAAGGCTGGTGTGACTCACATCCTTAAAGCTGGAGGTGCTCAG GCAATTTCTGCCATGGCGTGGGGGACAGAATCTTGCCCCAAG GTGGAGAAGATTTTTGGCCCTGGAAATCAATATGTCACAGCTGCAAAAATGATTCTCCAA AACAGTGAAGCCATGATTTCGATTGACATGCCCGCAGGCCCTTCAGAAGTCTTGGTCATTGCTGACAATCATGCCAATCCTGTTCATGTAGCTTCAGATTTGCTTTCCCAG GCTGAGCATGGTCCTGACAGTCAGGTTGTTCTTGTAATCTCTGGGGATGGTGTGGATTTGAAAGCTATAGAGGAGGAAATCAGCAAGCAGTGCCAAAGCCTTCCAAGGGGAGACATTGCTTTAAAAGCATTGAGCCACAGTTACAGTGTGTTTGCTCGTGATATGGTTGAG GCCATCTCTTTTTCAAACTTATATGCACCTGAGCATCTGATCATTAATGTGAAGGATGCAGAGAAGTGGGAGAGTTTCATTGAGAATGCAG GCTCGGTATTTTTAGGGCAGTGGACACCAGAGAGTGTGGGAGATTATGCAAGCGGGACAAACCATGTCCTTCCAACCTATGGGTATGCTAGAATGTATGGTGGGGTGTCTTTGGACTCCTTCCTGAAGTATATGACTGTACAATCTTTAACCGAAGAAGGTCTGAGAAATCTTGGCCCATATGTGGCAACAATGGCAGAAGTTGAGGGACTGGACGCCCACAAGAGAGCCGTGACT
- the LOC126695073 gene encoding histidinol dehydrogenase, chloroplastic isoform X3, producing MMFIKEAMLRLKSCYTAKFDKVELEKIVEKVSELPDPVLDAVIREAFDVAYDNIYAFHAAQKSAEKSVENMKGVKCKRVARSISSVGLYVPGGTAVLPSTALMLSVPAQIAGCKTVVLATPPSQDGSICKEVLYCAKKAGVTHILKAGGAQAISAMAWGTESCPKVEKIFGPGNQYVTAAKMILQNSEAMISIDMPAGPSEVLVIADNHANPVHVASDLLSQAEHGPDSQVVLVISGDGVDLKAIEEEISKQCQSLPRGDIALKALSHSYSVFARDMVEAISFSNLYAPEHLIINVKDAEKWESFIENAGSVFLGQWTPESVGDYASGTNHVLPTYGYARMYGGVSLDSFLKYMTVQSLTEEGLRNLGPYVATMAEVEGLDAHKRAVTLRLQDIEARQVSGMR from the exons ATGATGTTCATAAAAGAGGCGATGCTGCGGTTAAAGAGTTG CTATACTGCAAAGTTTGACAAGGTTGAACTGGAAAAGATAGTTGAAAAAGTTTCTGAGCTCCCAGATCCAGTG CTAGATGCAGTTATTAGAGAAGCGTTTGATGTGGCATATGACAATatatatgcatttcatgctgcTCAAAAATCAGCTGAGAAAAGTGTTGAGAACATGAAA GGTGTCAAATGCAAACGGGTAGCAAGAAGCATCTCATCTGTAGGTCTTTATGTTCCAGGAGGAACTGCAGTTTTACCTTCAACAGCTTTGATGCTTTCAGTT CCTGCGCAGATTGCTGGCTGTAAAACTGTTGTTCTTGCAACTCCCCCTAGTCAGGATGGCAGCATATGCAAG GAGGTACTGTATTGTGCTAAGAAGGCTGGTGTGACTCACATCCTTAAAGCTGGAGGTGCTCAG GCAATTTCTGCCATGGCGTGGGGGACAGAATCTTGCCCCAAG GTGGAGAAGATTTTTGGCCCTGGAAATCAATATGTCACAGCTGCAAAAATGATTCTCCAA AACAGTGAAGCCATGATTTCGATTGACATGCCCGCAGGCCCTTCAGAAGTCTTGGTCATTGCTGACAATCATGCCAATCCTGTTCATGTAGCTTCAGATTTGCTTTCCCAG GCTGAGCATGGTCCTGACAGTCAGGTTGTTCTTGTAATCTCTGGGGATGGTGTGGATTTGAAAGCTATAGAGGAGGAAATCAGCAAGCAGTGCCAAAGCCTTCCAAGGGGAGACATTGCTTTAAAAGCATTGAGCCACAGTTACAGTGTGTTTGCTCGTGATATGGTTGAG GCCATCTCTTTTTCAAACTTATATGCACCTGAGCATCTGATCATTAATGTGAAGGATGCAGAGAAGTGGGAGAGTTTCATTGAGAATGCAG GCTCGGTATTTTTAGGGCAGTGGACACCAGAGAGTGTGGGAGATTATGCAAGCGGGACAAACCATGTCCTTCCAACCTATGGGTATGCTAGAATGTATGGTGGGGTGTCTTTGGACTCCTTCCTGAAGTATATGACTGTACAATCTTTAACCGAAGAAGGTCTGAGAAATCTTGGCCCATATGTGGCAACAATGGCAGAAGTTGAGGGACTGGACGCCCACAAGAGAGCCGTGACT